One Streptomyces hundungensis DNA segment encodes these proteins:
- a CDS encoding terminase large subunit: MAQTGNLPSGVPAPHETLGYQIIRWAQTYIVQPDGDSAGEPFKFTPEQLKFVLWYYAINPDGTWKYAAGTLRRAKGWGKTPLLAALAIVEFIGPCRFSHWAETGMPVAKRVPLPVVQLGATALDQTQQTLDMIRGMLSESPAEKEYGLEISKSMVQFKSGKPGSISPKATSGRTNEGNRPTFIVMDEVHHWVSSNGGPDFYQVLKRNVEKTTKAGSRWVTTTNAFNPNEDSVAQIIYESDMVAQGFWLYDCLEGSIEVEDIRDEEKVKAALIEAYGDAHWADINGLTKTILYDRTTPDSTYCRFFFNQIAESSDGWMNKAEWDACESVNDIKPGEQIAIGFDGSVRGDGTALVGIRLHDAKLFTLGQWLRPEHAKDDWEVDVLSVEAAVKRAFDTYRVEWMYADPPWWQENIGRWAVEWGDDYVFEYWTNKPTRMVQAVERFRTAVMVGDLSHVGEPELTRHVLQAVVREVPQGDLITKDSPRSKRKIDLAVAAVLALEARADAIADGRLQIKRRRVVGF, translated from the coding sequence CCAGATCATTCGCTGGGCTCAGACGTACATCGTTCAGCCTGACGGGGATTCCGCGGGTGAGCCGTTCAAGTTCACTCCCGAGCAGCTCAAGTTCGTTCTCTGGTACTACGCCATCAATCCGGACGGGACCTGGAAGTACGCGGCCGGCACTCTGCGCCGGGCCAAGGGTTGGGGCAAGACACCGCTGCTCGCCGCGTTGGCGATCGTGGAGTTCATCGGCCCCTGCCGCTTTTCTCACTGGGCCGAGACCGGGATGCCGGTGGCAAAGCGCGTCCCCCTTCCAGTGGTTCAGCTCGGTGCCACGGCGCTAGACCAGACGCAGCAGACCCTCGACATGATCCGCGGAATGCTCTCCGAGTCTCCGGCCGAGAAGGAATATGGCCTGGAGATCAGCAAGTCCATGGTGCAGTTCAAGTCCGGCAAGCCGGGCTCGATCTCCCCCAAGGCCACTTCCGGTCGAACCAATGAGGGCAACCGACCCACCTTTATCGTGATGGACGAGGTCCATCACTGGGTCAGCTCCAACGGCGGTCCTGACTTCTATCAGGTCCTCAAACGGAACGTCGAGAAAACGACGAAGGCCGGCTCGCGCTGGGTGACCACCACCAACGCCTTTAATCCCAACGAGGATTCCGTAGCGCAGATCATCTACGAGTCCGACATGGTCGCGCAGGGCTTCTGGCTCTATGACTGCCTGGAAGGCTCGATTGAGGTCGAGGACATCCGGGATGAAGAGAAGGTCAAGGCCGCCCTCATCGAGGCGTACGGGGACGCTCACTGGGCCGACATCAACGGCCTGACGAAGACGATCCTCTACGACCGCACGACGCCGGACTCTACGTACTGCCGGTTCTTCTTCAATCAGATCGCTGAGTCCAGCGACGGTTGGATGAACAAGGCCGAGTGGGACGCCTGCGAGAGCGTGAACGACATCAAGCCGGGCGAGCAGATAGCCATTGGCTTCGACGGGAGTGTCCGCGGAGACGGCACAGCTTTGGTCGGCATCAGGCTTCACGACGCCAAGCTGTTCACGCTCGGCCAGTGGCTCAGGCCCGAACACGCCAAGGACGACTGGGAAGTTGATGTCCTCTCCGTAGAGGCCGCGGTGAAAAGGGCCTTTGATACCTACCGGGTCGAGTGGATGTACGCCGACCCTCCCTGGTGGCAGGAGAACATCGGCCGCTGGGCGGTCGAATGGGGTGACGACTACGTCTTCGAGTACTGGACCAACAAACCTACCCGGATGGTTCAGGCCGTCGAGCGTTTCCGTACGGCCGTCATGGTCGGAGACCTCTCCCACGTCGGGGAACCTGAGCTAACTCGCCATGTCCTACAGGCGGTTGTACGTGAGGTGCCACAGGGCGACTTGATCACCAAGGACTCGCCACGATCCAAACGAAAAATCGACCTCGCGGTGGCTGCCGTACTTGCACTTGAAGCACGCGCTGACGCGATTGCTGATGGGCGTCTCCAGATCAAACGGAGGCGGGTAGTCGGTTTCTGA
- a CDS encoding phage portal protein has product MVSALDKSIGQEGVMSPPSTPQMWMDYLSSKLASRSGNYKRYGEYYDGKHQRMLFAQSKYRTEFAHIFERWNDNFCGLIIDSVNERMFIDGFRLSKEPEEDELAREIWQRNRLDSESNSAHLDAMIQGAAYAIVWGDEEGKAVISIESAEHVAIQYKPGSRHDIEAAAKFYVDDWGRAFCTLWWRDKVYTGDWKIGGYSIDRTEPNPLGRPPVVPIQNRSRLVGEPMSDLATVIPLQDAINKTVADSLVASEYAAWPQRYVTGLEIQEDEHGNPVEPFKVAVDKLLQAEDPAATFGQFAAADLSNYVALVDMLVQHMASISRIPFHYMLKGGQPPSGDAITSAEAGLVSKTRERMLHFGEAWEQVMRLAIAVENGGSLQEEYEAAEVIWRDPENRTEAQHIDSLLKLQQLSVPKQQLWQDAGYTPSQIARFDQLLEEEARTEMERADKYQTQAQKQELELELAKQGADSKLAVDEASIKAKSAKDAQKPPQGNSGNANRRRFEK; this is encoded by the coding sequence ATGGTTTCTGCTCTCGACAAGTCCATAGGGCAGGAAGGCGTGATGTCGCCTCCGTCCACTCCGCAGATGTGGATGGACTACCTGTCCTCGAAGCTCGCTTCCCGGTCGGGAAACTACAAGCGTTACGGCGAGTACTACGACGGCAAGCATCAGAGGATGTTGTTCGCCCAGTCCAAGTACCGGACGGAGTTCGCGCACATCTTTGAGCGCTGGAACGACAACTTCTGTGGATTGATCATCGACTCAGTTAACGAGCGCATGTTCATCGACGGATTCAGGCTCTCGAAGGAGCCCGAGGAAGACGAGCTGGCTCGCGAGATCTGGCAGCGGAACCGGCTCGACTCCGAGTCCAACTCAGCGCACCTGGACGCGATGATCCAGGGCGCGGCCTACGCAATCGTGTGGGGCGACGAGGAGGGCAAGGCGGTCATCTCCATCGAGTCCGCGGAACACGTCGCCATCCAGTACAAGCCCGGCTCGCGGCACGACATCGAGGCCGCAGCGAAGTTCTACGTGGATGACTGGGGCCGTGCGTTCTGCACCCTGTGGTGGAGGGACAAGGTCTACACGGGTGACTGGAAGATCGGTGGTTACTCGATCGACCGGACGGAGCCGAACCCTCTGGGCCGGCCTCCGGTCGTTCCGATCCAGAACCGTTCCCGGCTCGTTGGTGAACCGATGTCGGACCTGGCCACGGTCATCCCGCTCCAGGACGCGATCAACAAGACGGTCGCTGACTCCCTGGTGGCGTCTGAGTACGCCGCCTGGCCCCAGCGCTACGTCACGGGTCTGGAAATCCAGGAGGACGAGCACGGCAACCCGGTCGAGCCGTTCAAGGTCGCGGTGGACAAGTTGCTCCAGGCCGAGGACCCTGCGGCCACCTTCGGGCAGTTCGCCGCCGCTGACCTGAGCAACTATGTGGCCCTCGTTGACATGCTGGTCCAGCACATGGCGAGCATCAGCCGCATCCCCTTCCACTACATGCTCAAGGGCGGGCAGCCTCCTTCTGGTGACGCGATCACCTCTGCGGAGGCCGGCCTTGTCAGTAAGACACGGGAACGGATGCTGCACTTCGGTGAGGCGTGGGAGCAGGTCATGAGGTTGGCCATCGCCGTCGAGAACGGCGGCTCGCTCCAGGAGGAGTACGAAGCCGCCGAGGTTATCTGGCGCGACCCCGAGAACAGGACCGAGGCACAGCACATCGACTCGTTGCTGAAGCTCCAGCAGCTCTCGGTGCCGAAGCAGCAGCTCTGGCAGGACGCGGGTTACACCCCGTCCCAGATCGCTCGCTTCGACCAGCTGCTTGAGGAGGAGGCCCGCACCGAAATGGAGCGTGCCGACAAGTACCAGACTCAGGCGCAGAAGCAGGAGCTTGAGCTTGAGCTTGCGAAGCAGGGTGCTGACTCGAAGCTGGCTGTGGACGAGGCAAGCATCAAGGCCAAGTCCGCAAAGGACGCTCAGAAGCCCCCGCAGGGCAACTCCGGTAACGCGAACCGGCGACGGTTCGAGAAGTAG
- a CDS encoding DUF3168 domain-containing protein: MRIDPVAVVFAFLSARKDLAGHVTGDLVGREPSETTIYLEHAGGHRVVRDRMDRADITYQVYAEDRSVAAELAYRVREALLEELPGRAVGEALVLDAAEAISPRYFPDTTSREHTYQGEVTVFITDS, translated from the coding sequence ATGAGGATTGATCCTGTCGCCGTCGTCTTTGCGTTCCTGTCAGCACGTAAGGACTTGGCTGGCCACGTAACGGGCGACCTGGTCGGCCGGGAACCCAGCGAGACCACGATCTACCTGGAGCACGCAGGCGGCCACCGCGTTGTCCGGGACCGCATGGACCGTGCCGACATCACGTACCAGGTGTACGCCGAGGACCGCTCGGTGGCGGCCGAGCTGGCGTACCGCGTGCGCGAGGCGCTGCTTGAGGAGCTGCCCGGACGGGCCGTTGGCGAGGCCCTGGTACTCGACGCGGCTGAGGCGATCAGCCCCCGCTACTTCCCTGACACGACCTCGCGTGAGCACACCTATCAGGGAGAGGTCACGGTCTTCATCACGGATTCGTGA